The following proteins are encoded in a genomic region of Magallana gigas chromosome 1, xbMagGiga1.1, whole genome shotgun sequence:
- the LOC117685215 gene encoding uncharacterized protein isoform X1 yields the protein MFQCGYCHLIFSDYQTMYHHEKTHEKEYLPQRSDVQEQDLFTDLEDMDWSEVTLAEGDDLLDAVHFHDIAESSFHGDQSLLENLDTFDFTELPGPSFARDSTVQNGGEREDFNIRLLKEKALKTMGVKEVSYELTFNDRLFGEQNKMNEVFDLLREAFQKMIDRVKRDLRPGDIVRVAIHNEGLDLPVFVPFRPMENMNTDTLLETLTHVLNSNEDVAFDSSCRVDVGAIRGGKGRKMSTLALKIAKKRSIVAIYNNDNICLVRATLVALAGACKSHPDEFRKCQMRQPTFTAGEMLIHFGVCPIWYYNDLRANHQRAQDLLTIRVCEALGIVADEPLTYACIPRLEEFLNINLYVISASMGDKFSYISAHHNQERKKVFLYHEDINDKEHFHAIPNITGFSTSSYFCQHCLVPFKKPYRHHCVNYCGVCQSYDCRKGREPCPNVTGPVAPRRVTKDTKHSLTRGSFLVRPHTSVPFVCRPFTSPTECQKIIAADITRASPVISISNPNTSVTPELTRSPSQSHDDTSLPTSNPPSETRSCSANLGTLPHPTLTVSAVKTAPVRVVASVSTVRNHTAGKPDIRSFLLCVRPHVRNARRKIDAPLVPRSIRRSRSTLNLPVPTHVGDANESSRPCTIWGSECSVTRTRGLRSSSTTFLMTAAFSFNT from the exons atgtttcaatgtGGATATTGTCACTTGATTTTCTCGGATTATCAAACCATGTATCATCACGAAAAAACTCATGAGAAGGAATACTTACCACAAAG atcagATGTCCAGGAACAAGACCTGTTCACAGATCTGGAAGACATGGACTGGAGCGAGGTGACTCTTGCCGAAGGTGATGACTTGCTAGATGCGGTCCACTTTCATGACATCGCGGAGTCCTCGTTTCACGGAGATCAATCACTTCTAGAAAACTTGGATACCTTCGACTTTACAGAGTTACCAGGACCTTCCTTCGCTCGGGACTCGACAGTGCAAAATGGAGGCGAGAGGGAAGATTTCAACATCCGTCTGCTTAAGGAAAAGGCTCTCAagacaatgggggtcaaagaaGTCTCATACGAACTGACTTTCAACGACCGCCTCTTTGGTGAGCAGAACAAAATGAACGAGGTGTTCGACCTTCTCAGGGAAGCCTTCCAGAAAATGATAGATCGAGTCAAAAGAGACCTTCGTCCTGGAGATATTGTCCGTGTGGCCATTCACAACGAAGGACTTGACCTACCGGTGTTCGTTCCCTTCCGTCCAATGGAAAACATGAATACGGACACCTTGCTGGAAACCTTGACCCACGTTCTTAATAGTAATGAGGATGTGGCTTTTGATTCCTCATGTCGGGTCGATGTAGGAGCTATCCGAGGGGGCAAAGGGCGCAAGATGTCGACTTTGGCTCTTAAGATTGCCAAAAAGCGTTCGATTGTGGCGAtctacaacaacgacaacatcTGTCTTGTTCGGGCTACTCTTGTTGCCCTCGCCGGCGCCTGTAAGTCTCATCCAGATGAGTTCCGCAAATGCCAGATGCGACAGCCAACATTCACTGCCGGAGAAATGCTCATTCATTTTGGGGTGTGTCCAATCTGGTATTATAACGATCTACGCGCCAATCATCAGCGGGCACAAGACCTCTTGACGATTCGAGTCTGCGAGGCCCTAGGGATTGTCGCGGACGAACCCTTGACTTATGCCTGCATCCCTCGCCTGGAAGAATTCCTGAATATAAACTTATATGTCATCAGTGCAAGTATGGGGGATAAGTTTTCGTACATCAGCGCCCACCACAATCAAGAACGCAAGAAAGTTTTTCTGTACCACGAAGACATAAACGACAAGGAGCACTTTCACGCCATTCCTAACATCACTGGATTTTCCACCAGTTCTTACTTTTGTCAGCACTGTCTCGTGCCATTTAAGAAACCTTACCGTCACCACTGCGTGAATTACTGTGGCGTGTGTCAGTCGTATGACTGCCGCAAGGGTCGAGAACCCTGTCCGAATGTCACCGGACCTGTCGCTCCCAGGCGTGTTACCAAAGACACAAAACACTCACTGACAAGGGGTTCGTTCCTTGTCAGACCGCATACAAGTGTCCCGTTTGTCTGCAGACCTTTCACATCTCCGACAGAATGCCAGAAGATCATCGCTGCGGACATTACACGTGCAAGTCCTGTCATCAgtatatcgaacccgaacaccTCTGTTACGCCAGAGCTCACGCGGTCTCCCAGCCAGAGCCACGACGATACATCTTTGCCGACATCGAATCCTCCAAGCGAGACGAGATCGTGCAGTGCTAATTTGGGTACGCTCCCTCACCCGACCCTGACTGTGTCCGCTGTCAAGACCGCTCCTGTGCGAGTTGTCGCCTCTGTCAGCACTGTCAGAAATCACACTGCGGGCAAGCCAGACATTCGTTCGTTCTTGCTGTGTGTCAGACCGCATGTTCGGAATGCAAGGAGGAAAATCGATGCTCCGCTTGTTCCAAGATCGATAAGAAGATCAAGAAGTACCTTAAACCTCCCTGTACCAACACATGTGGGAGACGCGAACGAGTCTTCGAGACCTTGCACGATCTGGGGATCTGAATGTTCAGTGACACGCACAAGGGGTTTACGGTCTTCTTCCACAACCTTTCTTATGACGGCTGCTTTCTCATTCAATACCTGA
- the LOC117685215 gene encoding uncharacterized protein isoform X2, producing the protein MDWSEVTLAEGDDLLDAVHFHDIAESSFHGDQSLLENLDTFDFTELPGPSFARDSTVQNGGEREDFNIRLLKEKALKTMGVKEVSYELTFNDRLFGEQNKMNEVFDLLREAFQKMIDRVKRDLRPGDIVRVAIHNEGLDLPVFVPFRPMENMNTDTLLETLTHVLNSNEDVAFDSSCRVDVGAIRGGKGRKMSTLALKIAKKRSIVAIYNNDNICLVRATLVALAGACKSHPDEFRKCQMRQPTFTAGEMLIHFGVCPIWYYNDLRANHQRAQDLLTIRVCEALGIVADEPLTYACIPRLEEFLNINLYVISASMGDKFSYISAHHNQERKKVFLYHEDINDKEHFHAIPNITGFSTSSYFCQHCLVPFKKPYRHHCVNYCGVCQSYDCRKGREPCPNVTGPVAPRRVTKDTKHSLTRGSFLVRPHTSVPFVCRPFTSPTECQKIIAADITRASPVISISNPNTSVTPELTRSPSQSHDDTSLPTSNPPSETRSCSANLGTLPHPTLTVSAVKTAPVRVVASVSTVRNHTAGKPDIRSFLLCVRPHVRNARRKIDAPLVPRSIRRSRSTLNLPVPTHVGDANESSRPCTIWGSECSVTRTRGLRSSSTTFLMTAAFSFNT; encoded by the coding sequence ATGGACTGGAGCGAGGTGACTCTTGCCGAAGGTGATGACTTGCTAGATGCGGTCCACTTTCATGACATCGCGGAGTCCTCGTTTCACGGAGATCAATCACTTCTAGAAAACTTGGATACCTTCGACTTTACAGAGTTACCAGGACCTTCCTTCGCTCGGGACTCGACAGTGCAAAATGGAGGCGAGAGGGAAGATTTCAACATCCGTCTGCTTAAGGAAAAGGCTCTCAagacaatgggggtcaaagaaGTCTCATACGAACTGACTTTCAACGACCGCCTCTTTGGTGAGCAGAACAAAATGAACGAGGTGTTCGACCTTCTCAGGGAAGCCTTCCAGAAAATGATAGATCGAGTCAAAAGAGACCTTCGTCCTGGAGATATTGTCCGTGTGGCCATTCACAACGAAGGACTTGACCTACCGGTGTTCGTTCCCTTCCGTCCAATGGAAAACATGAATACGGACACCTTGCTGGAAACCTTGACCCACGTTCTTAATAGTAATGAGGATGTGGCTTTTGATTCCTCATGTCGGGTCGATGTAGGAGCTATCCGAGGGGGCAAAGGGCGCAAGATGTCGACTTTGGCTCTTAAGATTGCCAAAAAGCGTTCGATTGTGGCGAtctacaacaacgacaacatcTGTCTTGTTCGGGCTACTCTTGTTGCCCTCGCCGGCGCCTGTAAGTCTCATCCAGATGAGTTCCGCAAATGCCAGATGCGACAGCCAACATTCACTGCCGGAGAAATGCTCATTCATTTTGGGGTGTGTCCAATCTGGTATTATAACGATCTACGCGCCAATCATCAGCGGGCACAAGACCTCTTGACGATTCGAGTCTGCGAGGCCCTAGGGATTGTCGCGGACGAACCCTTGACTTATGCCTGCATCCCTCGCCTGGAAGAATTCCTGAATATAAACTTATATGTCATCAGTGCAAGTATGGGGGATAAGTTTTCGTACATCAGCGCCCACCACAATCAAGAACGCAAGAAAGTTTTTCTGTACCACGAAGACATAAACGACAAGGAGCACTTTCACGCCATTCCTAACATCACTGGATTTTCCACCAGTTCTTACTTTTGTCAGCACTGTCTCGTGCCATTTAAGAAACCTTACCGTCACCACTGCGTGAATTACTGTGGCGTGTGTCAGTCGTATGACTGCCGCAAGGGTCGAGAACCCTGTCCGAATGTCACCGGACCTGTCGCTCCCAGGCGTGTTACCAAAGACACAAAACACTCACTGACAAGGGGTTCGTTCCTTGTCAGACCGCATACAAGTGTCCCGTTTGTCTGCAGACCTTTCACATCTCCGACAGAATGCCAGAAGATCATCGCTGCGGACATTACACGTGCAAGTCCTGTCATCAgtatatcgaacccgaacaccTCTGTTACGCCAGAGCTCACGCGGTCTCCCAGCCAGAGCCACGACGATACATCTTTGCCGACATCGAATCCTCCAAGCGAGACGAGATCGTGCAGTGCTAATTTGGGTACGCTCCCTCACCCGACCCTGACTGTGTCCGCTGTCAAGACCGCTCCTGTGCGAGTTGTCGCCTCTGTCAGCACTGTCAGAAATCACACTGCGGGCAAGCCAGACATTCGTTCGTTCTTGCTGTGTGTCAGACCGCATGTTCGGAATGCAAGGAGGAAAATCGATGCTCCGCTTGTTCCAAGATCGATAAGAAGATCAAGAAGTACCTTAAACCTCCCTGTACCAACACATGTGGGAGACGCGAACGAGTCTTCGAGACCTTGCACGATCTGGGGATCTGAATGTTCAGTGACACGCACAAGGGGTTTACGGTCTTCTTCCACAACCTTTCTTATGACGGCTGCTTTCTCATTCAATACCTGA